The genome window GGCGCTGGAAATTCTTATCAGGCCGGCGTCTTTTATGCAGGTGAAGCTTGTGCGCTGGGCTTTCGACGAGGCGGCAGGATCCTGGATAACAAGGCACAATTTGTGGGCCATTTGGTAAGCTAAACCATTGAATATGACCGCAGACTAAACGGATCGACCGTTTGATAATCATTGTGTGTAAATATCGTTTTGTCTGACAAAGTTTGTGAGATCGTTAGAGCAGCATCAGCGCATTCCGATAATTCTTAAACAAAACCAGTCATGATACACGAGAAAATTTTTAAACTTAAAAGTGGACGGGAAGTCAAGGTCATAGTAAAAGGCTACTTTCTGCACGACAATCCGCAACGCAGCACAGAATATGAGATATTGATCAGGGAGCCGAAAGAAAAATACTTCCGTGCACCGATCGGGATTAATCATCCGCAGTTTTGGAAACTCAAAAGATTGTCGTCGCAACAAGCGAAATTACTTGTCTTAGAATATAGCGGGATCTCCCAGCGGCAAGTCAATCAGGCAGTTGCAGAATTTAATACCGTATTAAGTTTCCCTGCGGCGCAGATAGGCTTACAGTTTGAAAGGGAATTAGTTTAAAACTCAATTGCATTGCCGGATTTGTAAAAACAACACAGTTTAAGCAAATCAATTTCACATCGGATTTTCACTTACAAAGCGGGCAGATAACTTTCATTTAAATGAAGTTATTTTGTCCGCTTTTATATTGTTAAGTCGTTCCGTTTTAAGATAATCGCCACATTTCCTACTTTTAAAACCTTTCTCTCTAATTGTGCTGTAACGTTAATATTTTAGGTTAAAAAGCATATAAGAATTGCTTTTAAGATAAGCTCAACGACATTACTTAACGTTATTAAAAATCATGCAAACCGGTTTTAATGCACAAGTCGCAATCATTACAGGCGCCGCCTCGGGCCTTGGACTTGTAATCGCTCACAAATTATTGAATGAAGGGGCCTATGTTGGTCTTTTTGATGTGAATATAGAAGCCCTCCGGGAGGAATTTATTGGCAATCCAGACAAGGAAGAATTTGTGAGCGTGGATGTGACCGATCCGGCAATGGTTGAAAAAGGTGTGGAGCAGATTGTTGCCCGCTTTGGCAAGATTGATATACTGATCAACTGCGCGGGCATTACAGGTGCCACAAATATAAAAAGCCATGAGGTGGATCCGGAGAACATGAGAAAGGTTTTTGAAATCAATTTCATGGGCAGTTTTAATACTTCAAAAGCCGTTTTGCCCCACATGCTCGCCAACGGTTATGGCCGCATTTTACACATTGCATCCATTGCGGGAAAAGAAGGAAATGCAGGGATGCTCGCTTACTCGGCCTCCAAAGCAGCCGTCATAGGCATGGCTAAAGTGCAAGGGAAAGAATATGCGGAAACCGGAGTCACCATCAATGCATTAGCCCCGGCAGTAATAAGAACGCCGCTCGTGGAGGCTATGCCCGACACGCAAGTGCAGTACATGACCGACAAAATTCCCATGCGCCGCTGCGGAACGCTTGAAGAAGCCGCTAATATGGCTGCATTCATTGTTTCAGCAGAAAACAGTTTCACCACCGGCTTTACATTCGATCTCTCGGGAGGAAGGGCCACTTACTGATTTTCAGTATTTTTTGCTATTCGTATTGCTTTTTATACATTTGCATATTCCCACTGAATTTTAATATTACAACATTGCGCAGGATTTTATCCATACTGCTTCTTGGGTTGCTGCTTTACAACATGGTAGGCTATTCGATAGTTTACCTGTCGGAAGAAACGCATACCATTAGCGAGCGTGGAAAAGAC of Dyadobacter chenhuakuii contains these proteins:
- a CDS encoding SDR family NAD(P)-dependent oxidoreductase; this encodes MQTGFNAQVAIITGAASGLGLVIAHKLLNEGAYVGLFDVNIEALREEFIGNPDKEEFVSVDVTDPAMVEKGVEQIVARFGKIDILINCAGITGATNIKSHEVDPENMRKVFEINFMGSFNTSKAVLPHMLANGYGRILHIASIAGKEGNAGMLAYSASKAAVIGMAKVQGKEYAETGVTINALAPAVIRTPLVEAMPDTQVQYMTDKIPMRRCGTLEEAANMAAFIVSAENSFTTGFTFDLSGGRATY